The Echinicola rosea genome has a segment encoding these proteins:
- a CDS encoding Fic family protein translates to MKSLAQILQDAREVKGLTLKDAVKHSGVDAGLISKFERGKRMPSAANLMALAEAYELSFAELKKQWLAEKVLDLVRYEVGAAEILTLAESRVEYLAGEKALVMDKIPASVQEKLEEIDQLKEQWQQRRPLGSTQLQKMKEYFNVAYTFESNRIEGNTLTLQETHLVVNEGITIGGKSMREHLEAINHAEAVDYLEELIREKADIYSRSLLELHYLILKGIDRENAGKYRNVPVRISGSEHVPPQPYLVDKMMEDYFVHYQEQKNVLHPVILAAEMHERLVSIHPFVDGNGRTSRLIMNLVLVGNGYTIANLKGDQTSRLAYYKALEAVQVHNDPVPFYHLVGDAVRDSLQQHLEMV, encoded by the coding sequence ATGAAAAGCCTAGCACAAATCTTACAAGATGCCAGAGAGGTAAAAGGTCTTACGCTCAAAGATGCCGTGAAGCACAGCGGGGTAGATGCCGGGCTTATCAGTAAATTTGAGCGTGGCAAGCGAATGCCGTCAGCTGCCAATTTAATGGCCTTGGCAGAAGCTTATGAACTTTCTTTTGCTGAGCTTAAGAAACAATGGTTGGCAGAAAAAGTGTTGGACTTGGTGAGGTATGAAGTTGGGGCAGCTGAAATTTTGACTTTGGCAGAGAGTCGAGTGGAATATCTGGCAGGAGAAAAAGCACTGGTGATGGATAAAATCCCTGCCAGTGTACAGGAAAAGCTGGAAGAAATCGACCAGCTTAAAGAGCAGTGGCAGCAAAGACGTCCACTGGGATCTACTCAGCTGCAAAAGATGAAAGAGTACTTTAATGTGGCCTATACTTTCGAAAGTAACCGGATCGAAGGAAATACCCTGACCCTTCAGGAAACCCATTTGGTGGTCAATGAGGGGATCACGATTGGAGGTAAATCCATGCGGGAGCATCTGGAGGCCATCAATCATGCTGAAGCGGTAGATTACTTGGAGGAGTTGATCAGGGAAAAGGCCGATATCTATAGCCGGTCCTTATTGGAGCTTCACTATCTTATTCTGAAAGGTATTGACAGGGAAAATGCGGGGAAATACCGTAACGTTCCTGTGAGGATTTCAGGCAGTGAGCATGTTCCTCCTCAGCCTTATCTGGTGGATAAGATGATGGAAGATTATTTCGTCCATTATCAGGAGCAAAAGAATGTGTTACATCCAGTGATCTTAGCTGCTGAGATGCATGAACGACTGGTGAGCATTCATCCATTTGTGGATGGTAATGGACGTACTAGTCGTTTGATTATGAATCTGGTGCTGGTGGGAAATGGCTATACTATCGCTAACCTGAAAGGTGACCAAACATCTAGGCTGGCTTATTACAAAGCACTGGAAGCGGTGCAGGTCCATAATGATCCGGTGCCGTTTTATCATTTAGTGGGTGATGCAGTAAGGGATTCCCTTCAGCAGCATTTGGAGATGGTATAG
- a CDS encoding GNAT family N-acetyltransferase — protein sequence MTKSQFIIHTAGVQHCQYAETIVDEMALSAKARGTGIAKRSPDYIIQKMMEGKAVIALSKEGEWAGFCYIEAWGHGKFVANSGLIVSPNFRKSGLAREIKKAVFKLSRTKFPNAKIFGLTTGAAVMKINSELGYVPVSYSDLTDDEEFWKGCQSCVNYEILKSKNRQNCLCTAMLYVPKDQKKKDVAMKKDFGKNLSLFERLVRMKRAVFTGIKKKTIKTFELI from the coding sequence ATGACAAAAAGTCAATTTATCATACACACTGCGGGCGTTCAGCATTGCCAATATGCAGAAACCATCGTGGACGAAATGGCCCTTTCTGCCAAAGCAAGGGGTACTGGTATTGCCAAGCGATCCCCCGATTATATCATCCAAAAGATGATGGAAGGAAAAGCCGTGATTGCACTTTCCAAAGAAGGGGAATGGGCAGGATTCTGCTACATCGAAGCTTGGGGTCATGGCAAATTTGTAGCCAACTCTGGCCTTATCGTATCTCCAAATTTCCGTAAATCCGGCTTGGCCAGGGAAATCAAAAAAGCGGTATTCAAACTCAGCCGCACCAAATTCCCCAATGCCAAAATCTTTGGGCTGACCACTGGGGCTGCTGTCATGAAAATCAACTCAGAACTTGGCTATGTTCCGGTAAGCTACTCTGACCTTACAGATGACGAGGAATTCTGGAAGGGCTGCCAAAGCTGTGTCAACTATGAAATCTTGAAAAGCAAGAACCGTCAAAACTGCCTCTGTACCGCGATGCTTTACGTCCCTAAAGACCAAAAGAAAAAAGACGTGGCCATGAAAAAGGATTTTGGCAAAAACCTCAGCCTCTTTGAACGATTGGTGCGCATGAAGCGAGCGGTCTTCACGGGAATAAAAAAAAAGACAATAAAGACCTTTGAATTAATATAA
- a CDS encoding argininosuccinate synthase: MKKVVLAYSGGLDTTFCAIHLSQEKGYEVHAVLVNTGGFIKEELKTTEDRAGKLGIASFEVLDVTQTYYNEVIKYLIFGNVLKNQTYPLSVSAERILQAKALAEYAKKIGAKSIAHGSTGAGNDQVRFDMIFQTILPEAEIITPIRDLKLSREAEIEYLKKHGVEMNFEKAKYSINKGIWGTSVGGKETLTSGDTLPEEAYPTQLTKKEPTNITLQFKAGELAGVNGEKFDNPVDAILKVQELADPYAIGRDIHVGDTIIGIKGRVGFEAAAPLIIIKAHQLLEKHTLTKWQTFWKNQLSEFYGNHLHEGHYLDPVMRNLEAFLADTQQFVSGEVKVALKPYQFQLIGIDSPHDLMSAKFGSYGEMNKGYTAEDVKGFTKILGNQTAIFHKVNQTLDND, translated from the coding sequence ATGAAAAAAGTTGTTTTAGCATACAGCGGTGGTTTGGACACTACTTTTTGCGCCATTCACCTATCCCAAGAAAAAGGCTATGAAGTACATGCCGTTTTGGTCAATACCGGTGGATTTATTAAAGAAGAGCTAAAAACCACCGAAGATAGGGCAGGTAAATTGGGCATTGCCTCTTTTGAGGTATTGGACGTCACCCAAACATACTATAACGAAGTGATCAAGTACCTGATCTTCGGCAATGTGCTAAAAAACCAGACTTATCCGCTTTCGGTAAGTGCCGAAAGAATCCTCCAAGCAAAGGCATTGGCCGAATATGCCAAAAAAATTGGCGCTAAGTCAATAGCCCATGGTAGTACCGGCGCAGGAAACGACCAAGTCCGTTTTGACATGATCTTCCAGACGATCCTGCCAGAAGCAGAAATCATCACTCCTATCCGTGACCTCAAGCTCAGCCGTGAAGCGGAGATCGAGTACCTGAAAAAACACGGAGTGGAAATGAATTTCGAAAAGGCAAAGTACTCCATCAACAAAGGCATCTGGGGTACCTCTGTAGGGGGCAAGGAAACGCTTACTTCTGGAGACACACTCCCTGAAGAGGCTTACCCTACCCAACTGACCAAGAAAGAGCCGACCAACATCACCCTTCAGTTTAAGGCAGGAGAATTGGCAGGCGTAAATGGAGAGAAATTCGACAATCCAGTTGATGCTATTCTAAAAGTACAGGAACTGGCAGACCCCTATGCCATTGGTCGTGATATTCACGTGGGAGACACCATTATCGGCATCAAAGGCCGTGTGGGATTCGAAGCTGCTGCCCCTTTGATCATCATCAAAGCACACCAGTTGCTGGAAAAGCACACCCTCACCAAATGGCAAACCTTCTGGAAAAATCAGCTGTCCGAGTTTTACGGAAACCACCTTCATGAAGGACATTACCTGGACCCCGTCATGAGAAACCTGGAAGCCTTCTTGGCCGACACACAGCAATTCGTCTCAGGCGAAGTAAAAGTCGCATTGAAACCATACCAATTCCAATTGATCGGGATCGATTCTCCTCACGACTTGATGTCTGCTAAATTTGGCAGCTATGGAGAAATGAACAAAGGCTACACTGCCGAGGATGTCAAAGGCTTCACCAAAATCCTGGGTAACCAAACCGCCATTTTTCACAAAGTGAACCAAACCTTAGACAATGACTAA
- a CDS encoding B12-binding domain-containing radical SAM protein — translation MATKVLFITPPFTQLNTPYPATAYLKGYLNTLNIVSHQADLGLEVMLRLFSREGLSKVFGLAEEQGLDYSENVQRIVRMKAAYMQTIDTVIDFLQDKNPTLAYHISEGDFLPQAGRFAQLDDVDWAFGSMGLRDKARYLSTLYLEDLGDLVTEAIDPHFGFSRYAEQLGMSASTFDGMEAALGMPKTLIDSILLDILEEKIQEFQPQSVAFSIPFPGNLYGGLKCGQYLKIHHPTIKIWMGGGYPNTELRTLKDPRIFDYVDYITLDDGEAPVRLLLEHLDGLRPMEELKRTFVRKDGEVEMMDHPAVKDVSQREVGTPDYDDLPLGDYLSVIEVANPMHRLWSDGRWNKLTLAHGCYWGKCTFCDISLDYIGRYEPITASLLCDRIEEIMAKTGTNGFHFVDEAAPPALMRDLALEILRRGLVVVWWTNIRFESNFTADLCRLLRASGCIAISGGLEVASDRLLGMIKKGVTVAQVAQVTNHLTQAGIMVHAYLMYGYPTQTAQETVDSLEMVRQLFEEGVLQSGFWHRFAMTAHSPVGLDPAAFGVHRTDLSLAPFANNEVDYEDPLGVDHAAFSEGLRKSLFNYMHGVGFDMPLGQWFDFEIPSTNVSENYIQQQLLEEPPLIYKKHLRIVWIGAQPDIQDAEEDGFVELVFSGKKEDFAMELPLEFGEWVMGLLARVSYEQPLNRLQVIWEDYEARMGDFEELVESEVWEILREQGLLVF, via the coding sequence TTGGCCACAAAAGTTTTATTCATCACTCCACCATTTACCCAACTCAATACCCCTTATCCGGCAACAGCTTACCTGAAGGGATATCTGAATACACTGAATATCGTTTCCCATCAGGCCGATTTAGGGCTGGAGGTAATGTTACGGTTGTTTTCCAGGGAAGGATTGTCAAAGGTATTTGGTCTGGCAGAGGAGCAGGGCTTGGATTATTCTGAAAATGTACAGCGGATTGTCAGGATGAAGGCAGCATATATGCAGACTATCGACACGGTGATCGACTTTTTGCAGGATAAAAACCCCACATTGGCCTATCATATTTCCGAAGGGGACTTTCTGCCGCAAGCAGGCCGTTTTGCGCAGCTGGATGATGTGGATTGGGCTTTTGGAAGTATGGGACTAAGGGACAAGGCCCGTTATTTGTCCACTTTATATTTGGAGGATCTTGGTGATTTGGTTACCGAGGCCATTGATCCTCATTTTGGGTTTAGCCGTTATGCAGAGCAATTAGGGATGTCGGCCAGTACTTTTGATGGGATGGAGGCAGCTTTGGGAATGCCCAAAACCTTGATTGATTCCATATTGCTGGATATACTGGAGGAGAAGATCCAAGAATTTCAGCCTCAGTCGGTAGCTTTTTCCATTCCTTTTCCGGGAAACCTTTATGGTGGCCTCAAATGTGGCCAATACCTTAAAATCCACCATCCAACCATCAAAATCTGGATGGGAGGAGGCTATCCGAATACAGAACTCCGAACACTGAAGGATCCAAGGATATTCGATTATGTAGATTATATCACACTTGATGATGGAGAGGCTCCAGTGCGTTTGTTGTTGGAGCACTTGGATGGCCTGCGACCAATGGAGGAGCTGAAGCGTACTTTTGTTCGCAAGGATGGTGAAGTGGAGATGATGGATCACCCCGCTGTCAAGGATGTCTCACAGCGGGAAGTGGGAACGCCAGACTATGACGATTTGCCCTTGGGCGATTACCTTTCGGTGATCGAGGTGGCCAATCCCATGCACCGTCTATGGAGTGATGGACGATGGAACAAACTGACGCTTGCCCATGGTTGCTACTGGGGAAAATGTACTTTCTGTGATATTTCGCTGGATTATATAGGCCGCTATGAGCCGATTACTGCTTCGCTGCTTTGCGACCGCATTGAAGAGATCATGGCAAAGACGGGAACCAACGGATTTCACTTTGTGGATGAAGCGGCTCCCCCTGCTTTAATGCGTGATTTGGCGCTTGAGATTTTGAGGCGGGGACTGGTGGTGGTCTGGTGGACGAATATCCGTTTTGAAAGTAATTTTACTGCTGACCTGTGTAGGCTGTTACGTGCTTCGGGGTGTATTGCCATTTCGGGAGGATTGGAAGTGGCCTCGGATCGTTTGCTGGGAATGATCAAGAAAGGGGTGACCGTGGCACAGGTGGCCCAAGTGACCAATCACCTCACCCAAGCGGGTATTATGGTTCATGCTTATTTGATGTACGGCTATCCCACCCAGACGGCACAGGAAACGGTCGATTCTTTGGAGATGGTGCGTCAGCTTTTTGAAGAGGGGGTATTGCAGTCTGGTTTTTGGCATCGATTTGCCATGACTGCCCATAGTCCAGTAGGTCTGGATCCGGCAGCATTTGGTGTTCACCGTACTGATTTGAGTTTGGCTCCCTTTGCCAATAATGAGGTGGATTATGAAGATCCTCTAGGTGTGGATCATGCAGCTTTTTCGGAGGGGCTTCGCAAATCCTTGTTCAACTATATGCATGGAGTTGGTTTTGATATGCCTTTGGGCCAATGGTTTGATTTTGAAATTCCCTCTACTAATGTTTCCGAAAATTACATCCAGCAACAATTATTGGAAGAGCCTCCATTGATTTATAAGAAGCATTTGCGGATCGTTTGGATAGGGGCACAGCCGGATATTCAGGATGCAGAAGAGGACGGGTTTGTGGAGTTGGTGTTTTCAGGCAAAAAGGAAGATTTTGCCATGGAATTGCCTCTAGAGTTTGGGGAGTGGGTCATGGGCCTTTTGGCACGGGTGTCGTATGAACAGCCGCTTAACCGCCTGCAGGTGATTTGGGAGGACTATGAGGCCAGGATGGGTGATTTTGAAGAATTGGTAGAATCTGAAGTTTGGGAGATTTTAAGGGAGCAGGGCTTGTTGGTTTTTTGA
- a CDS encoding DsbA family oxidoreductase gives MKIEVWSDIMCPFCYIGKRRLEAALAEFPHKDEVEVIWKSFLLNPDMKTDPDKSIAEYLAETKGWTVEQAREAGDQVTEMAKEEGLDYDFDKVVVANGRMAHRLLQFAKSAGKGDAMKERLFKAYFTEGANTADPETLARLAVEVGLDADKAKEALESRDLDLLVTQDIYESHQLGVRGVPFFVMNEKYGVSGAQPKETFSQALETSWKEYAEHKPTVQYLSGNGDAAACDVDGDC, from the coding sequence ATGAAAATAGAAGTTTGGTCGGATATCATGTGTCCGTTTTGTTATATCGGAAAGCGGAGATTGGAAGCGGCGCTCGCAGAATTTCCACATAAGGATGAAGTAGAAGTGATTTGGAAGAGTTTTTTGCTTAATCCTGATATGAAAACCGATCCTGATAAGAGTATTGCCGAATATTTGGCAGAGACCAAAGGGTGGACCGTAGAGCAGGCCAGGGAAGCTGGTGATCAAGTGACTGAAATGGCAAAAGAGGAAGGGCTTGACTATGATTTTGACAAAGTGGTCGTGGCCAATGGACGCATGGCGCATCGTCTTTTACAATTTGCCAAGTCTGCAGGAAAAGGGGATGCGATGAAGGAAAGGCTGTTTAAGGCTTATTTTACGGAGGGAGCCAATACAGCTGATCCGGAAACGTTGGCAAGACTGGCTGTGGAAGTGGGGCTGGATGCCGATAAGGCAAAAGAAGCGCTTGAATCCCGTGATTTGGACCTTTTGGTGACCCAGGATATCTACGAATCCCATCAGCTTGGTGTTAGGGGCGTGCCCTTTTTCGTGATGAATGAGAAGTATGGGGTGTCGGGAGCACAGCCCAAGGAGACTTTTTCCCAAGCATTGGAAACTTCTTGGAAGGAATATGCCGAGCATAAGCCTACTGTCCAGTATCTTAGCGGAAATGGTGACGCGGCGGCATGTGATGTCGATGGGGATTGTTAA
- the argC gene encoding N-acetyl-gamma-glutamyl-phosphate reductase: protein MTKIKTAIIGAAGYTGGELLRILVHHPNCELVYIHSNSQKGKKIDEVHPDLIGDSDLVFTEEVRTEGLDAVFLGLPHGQAKSFLEENKFDDNTVIIDLSTDFRNESNGFLYGLPEVNASKTNGAKRIANPGCFATGIQLALAPAIAAGLASNDIHITGITGSTGAGKKLSETTHFSQRNQNVSVYKLFTHQHLKEINQTFGQLKAGFDQNLLFVPYRGNFSRGIWVTAYFPFEGALEEAYKIYHDFYQNAAFTHVSEKDIDLKQVVSTNKCIVHLKKEGGQLVIYSAIDNLLKGAAGQAVQNYNLSFGLDEKEGLRLKSVAF, encoded by the coding sequence ATGACTAAAATCAAAACGGCCATCATTGGCGCTGCTGGATACACTGGTGGTGAATTACTGAGAATCTTGGTACATCACCCCAACTGTGAGCTTGTATATATCCATAGTAACAGCCAGAAAGGCAAAAAAATAGATGAAGTACATCCAGACCTTATCGGTGATTCAGACTTGGTCTTTACCGAAGAAGTGCGTACAGAAGGATTGGATGCAGTTTTCCTCGGATTGCCACATGGACAAGCCAAATCCTTTCTAGAAGAAAACAAATTCGATGATAACACGGTTATTATCGATCTGAGTACCGATTTTCGTAACGAGTCCAATGGCTTCCTTTACGGTCTCCCAGAAGTAAATGCTTCCAAAACCAACGGTGCCAAACGCATCGCCAACCCAGGATGCTTTGCTACTGGGATCCAATTAGCATTGGCACCGGCGATCGCAGCGGGACTGGCATCAAATGATATTCACATCACTGGTATAACCGGAAGTACAGGAGCTGGCAAAAAACTAAGCGAGACCACTCATTTCAGTCAGCGAAACCAAAATGTATCGGTATATAAGCTCTTCACACACCAACATCTCAAAGAAATCAACCAAACGTTTGGGCAGTTAAAAGCCGGGTTTGATCAAAACCTGCTGTTTGTCCCGTACAGGGGAAATTTCTCCAGAGGAATCTGGGTGACGGCCTATTTCCCTTTTGAAGGTGCGCTGGAAGAAGCCTATAAAATCTACCATGACTTCTATCAAAATGCAGCCTTTACGCATGTTTCGGAAAAAGACATTGACCTAAAACAAGTAGTCAGCACCAATAAGTGCATTGTCCACCTGAAAAAAGAAGGTGGACAACTGGTAATTTACTCGGCCATTGACAATCTCCTAAAAGGGGCAGCTGGTCAGGCGGTTCAAAATTATAACCTCTCCTTCGGATTAGATGAGAAAGAAGGACTAAGGCTTAAAAGCGTCGCTTTTTGA
- the smc gene encoding chromosome segregation protein SMC, with protein MQLTKLEIKGFKSFGDKVTIHFDKGITGIVGPNGCGKSNVVDAIRWVLGEQKTRMLRSDKMENVIFNGTKNRKPTNMAEVSLTFENTKNLLPTEYTHVTITRRYYRSGDSEYLLNGIACRLKDINNLFMDTGIQSNSYAIIELKMIDELLNDKNNSRRDLFEEAAGISKFKTRKKETLKKLGDTDADLDRVEDLLYEIEKNLKSLEKQAKQAAKYFEIKKSYKASSIALAKKSVKTLTDNLISTNEKITAENDRKLELNNQITAREAGLEKTKSDLIHKEKLLSSRQKTLNDHVNKIRQFESEKKIKNERLRFLEDRAVKLREQIDQDRKSNDRAGFSIRSLEQEKEVAEKLLAEKEHTVQGLKEEYEEQKSAHAIQQERQRALSKDYASRKDAIYQLGKELEIKQIQLSSLKQELEKTTSDDDSQEANLAEFEEKIVVLKDELDAKTEQLQRLKSKEEDQNQKIEDSNRTIELIREEVTQLGRKLDAKQNEFNLTKSLVENLEGFPEAIKFLKKKSSWGKDTPLLSDILTTSENYRVAIENYLESYMNYYVVETEAQAIAAVNLLSDAARGKANFFILEHFERFRPAQNKLFPNAIAATEIIEYDEKYSKLISYILDEVYIVRGEITDVPPDNDAIFITESGKFTRRKFSISGGSVGLFEGKRIGRAKNLEKLEVEIKELNKKVSAARSNLDKNVSDLMKLKEVSYKKDIENLQGEISEVNQQYISIKTKKEQLAEMLSTNANKREDILEKIESLNEEVEEIGPKLDEAKNGFDGMEEELEIINDQLLQEEENLTVRSSNYNQENIQYHQHLNKVESLEQEISFKKTTFENSKERIEKSQSELSNIDQEIKGLLDNNEIKDDELIELYTEKETIEIGVTEAEKNYYASRGDIDEMEKGVRALSKQKEGIDTIIMELQNALNEVKLKLSSMKERLSVEFEIDLDALMEEDPEVAEDYQDKSTDQIREEVSKAKQKLEKMGPINPMAMEAYDEIKERHVFISSQKEDLEKAKNSLMDTIKEIDTVAKETFLDAFDQIKTNFIKVFRSLFTAEDDCDLKLTDPDNPLESTIEIMAKPKGKRPLTINQLSGGEKTLTATSLLFSIYLLKPAPFCIFDEVDAPLDDANIDKFNQIIQKFSHESQFIIVTHNKRTMASTDIIYGITMIEAGVSRVVPVDLRELEDIIED; from the coding sequence ATGCAGCTGACCAAGCTTGAGATCAAAGGTTTTAAAAGTTTTGGGGACAAGGTCACCATTCATTTTGACAAAGGCATTACCGGAATCGTAGGGCCTAATGGCTGTGGCAAGTCCAATGTCGTGGATGCCATTCGGTGGGTGCTGGGTGAACAGAAGACCCGAATGCTTCGCTCTGACAAAATGGAAAATGTGATCTTCAACGGCACCAAAAACCGGAAACCAACCAATATGGCAGAGGTGTCGCTGACTTTTGAAAACACTAAAAACCTATTGCCCACCGAATACACCCATGTGACCATCACCAGAAGGTATTACCGCTCTGGAGATAGTGAGTACCTACTGAATGGCATCGCTTGCCGCCTAAAGGACATCAACAACCTTTTCATGGACACGGGAATCCAGTCCAACAGCTATGCAATCATCGAACTTAAAATGATCGACGAGCTGCTCAATGACAAGAACAATTCCCGCCGCGACCTTTTTGAGGAAGCTGCAGGCATCTCCAAGTTCAAAACCCGTAAGAAAGAAACCCTGAAAAAACTAGGAGACACAGATGCCGATCTTGACCGTGTGGAAGACCTGCTCTACGAGATTGAGAAAAACCTCAAGTCGCTGGAAAAACAGGCCAAACAAGCTGCCAAGTATTTTGAAATCAAAAAGTCCTATAAAGCCTCCAGTATTGCCCTGGCCAAAAAAAGTGTCAAAACACTTACGGACAACCTCATCAGCACCAATGAGAAAATCACGGCCGAAAACGACCGAAAACTCGAACTGAACAACCAAATCACTGCCAGAGAAGCCGGACTGGAAAAAACCAAGTCTGACCTGATCCATAAAGAAAAACTCCTCTCCTCACGGCAAAAAACCCTCAACGATCATGTCAATAAAATCCGGCAGTTTGAGAGCGAGAAAAAAATCAAAAACGAACGCCTACGCTTTCTGGAAGACCGCGCCGTAAAACTCCGCGAACAAATCGACCAAGACCGTAAGTCCAATGACCGTGCAGGGTTCAGCATCCGTTCACTGGAACAGGAAAAGGAAGTAGCCGAAAAGCTTCTTGCCGAAAAAGAACATACCGTACAGGGACTGAAGGAAGAATACGAAGAGCAAAAATCGGCACATGCCATCCAACAAGAACGGCAGAGGGCACTGAGCAAAGATTATGCTTCCCGAAAGGATGCCATCTACCAGCTAGGCAAAGAACTGGAAATAAAGCAAATACAACTTTCTTCCCTCAAACAGGAATTGGAAAAAACCACTTCTGATGACGATAGCCAAGAAGCAAATCTCGCGGAGTTTGAAGAAAAGATCGTGGTGCTTAAAGATGAACTGGATGCCAAAACGGAACAACTTCAAAGACTAAAATCAAAAGAAGAAGACCAAAACCAAAAAATAGAAGACTCCAACCGCACCATTGAACTGATCAGGGAGGAAGTCACCCAACTGGGCCGAAAACTGGACGCCAAGCAAAACGAATTTAACCTGACAAAATCCTTAGTGGAGAATTTGGAGGGCTTTCCCGAGGCCATTAAATTCCTTAAGAAAAAGTCCAGTTGGGGAAAGGACACTCCCCTGCTTTCTGATATCCTCACCACTAGCGAAAATTATCGTGTAGCCATCGAGAATTACCTAGAAAGCTATATGAACTACTATGTGGTGGAGACAGAAGCCCAGGCCATTGCAGCAGTAAACCTCCTGAGCGATGCAGCCAGAGGAAAAGCCAACTTCTTTATCCTGGAGCATTTTGAGCGCTTTAGACCTGCCCAAAACAAGCTTTTCCCCAATGCTATCGCCGCCACAGAAATCATCGAATATGATGAGAAATACAGCAAACTGATCAGCTATATCCTTGATGAAGTCTATATCGTCCGAGGCGAAATAACCGATGTTCCCCCGGATAATGATGCCATCTTCATCACCGAAAGCGGCAAGTTTACCAGGCGAAAATTCAGTATTTCAGGGGGATCCGTGGGGCTTTTTGAAGGAAAGCGGATCGGTAGGGCCAAGAACCTGGAAAAACTGGAAGTGGAGATCAAAGAGCTCAACAAAAAAGTCAGCGCTGCCCGGTCAAATCTTGACAAAAACGTCAGTGACCTGATGAAGCTCAAAGAGGTATCCTACAAAAAGGATATCGAAAACCTCCAAGGTGAAATCAGCGAAGTAAACCAACAATATATTTCCATCAAAACCAAAAAGGAGCAGTTGGCAGAAATGCTATCCACCAATGCCAACAAGCGGGAAGATATCTTGGAAAAAATCGAAAGCCTCAATGAAGAAGTCGAGGAAATCGGCCCTAAGCTGGACGAGGCCAAAAATGGTTTTGATGGCATGGAAGAAGAGCTGGAAATCATCAATGACCAATTGCTCCAAGAAGAGGAAAACCTGACCGTACGGTCCAGCAACTATAACCAAGAAAATATCCAGTATCACCAACACCTGAACAAGGTAGAAAGCCTGGAACAAGAAATTTCCTTTAAGAAAACGACATTTGAAAACAGCAAGGAACGGATAGAAAAATCCCAAAGTGAACTCAGCAACATCGACCAGGAAATCAAAGGACTACTGGACAACAACGAAATCAAAGATGACGAGTTGATCGAACTGTACACTGAAAAAGAAACCATCGAAATAGGCGTAACCGAAGCAGAAAAAAATTACTATGCTTCCCGTGGTGATATCGATGAAATGGAAAAAGGCGTCCGCGCACTTTCCAAGCAAAAAGAAGGTATCGACACCATCATCATGGAACTGCAAAATGCCCTAAACGAGGTCAAGCTTAAGCTTTCAAGCATGAAGGAGAGGTTGAGTGTGGAATTTGAAATCGACTTGGATGCCTTAATGGAAGAAGACCCTGAAGTGGCTGAAGACTATCAAGACAAATCCACCGACCAGATACGTGAAGAAGTAAGCAAAGCGAAGCAAAAACTCGAAAAAATGGGCCCCATCAACCCAATGGCCATGGAAGCCTATGATGAGATCAAGGAACGTCATGTCTTCATCAGCAGCCAAAAAGAGGACTTGGAGAAAGCCAAAAACTCCCTGATGGACACCATTAAGGAAATCGACACCGTAGCCAAGGAAACTTTCCTTGATGCCTTTGATCAGATCAAAACCAATTTCATAAAGGTATTCCGAAGCCTCTTTACGGCCGAGGATGACTGTGACCTGAAGCTCACCGATCCCGACAATCCATTGGAAAGTACCATTGAGATCATGGCCAAACCGAAAGGTAAGCGACCGCTGACCATTAACCAGCTTTCGGGTGGAGAGAAGACCCTAACGGCCACTTCCCTACTCTTCTCCATCTATCTATTGAAGCCTGCACCCTTCTGTATCTTTGATGAGGTAGATGCCCCGCTGGATGATGCCAACATCGACAAATTTAACCAGATCATCCAAAAATTCTCTCACGAGTCCCAGTTTATCATCGTGACACACAACAAGCGCACCATGGCCAGCACAGATATCATCTACGGCATCACCATGATCGAAGCCGGTGTATCACGTGTCGTTCCGGTGGATTTGAGGGAGCTGGAGGATATTATTGAGGATTAA